In the Nerophis ophidion isolate RoL-2023_Sa linkage group LG01, RoL_Noph_v1.0, whole genome shotgun sequence genome, one interval contains:
- the LOC133553711 gene encoding zinc finger protein OZF-like, whose protein sequence is MDDYCYAKMVTSCQREHSSKTLTEIKTNDEDVQQLMGNPEDVSPQSGGSSTLKQETPQPPCIKKEEEELCITQEGECLLGREEADYTKFPLSILSVKTEDDEEKPQPDNVLTLLSDSEAEDEVEEPLSSDTDCEGDMRTHTDNKHSECSSKKRGKTCFSCSVCADFFTKKNHLTQHMRTHTVETLFKCSVCEKRFSQNSRLTRHMRTHTGEKPFNCSICSESFSQNSHLTRHMRTHTGEKPFNCSVCGENFSQNSHLTQHMRTHTGEKPFCCSFCGKSFSQHSSLTQHMRTHTGENTFNCSVCGKSFIIKRYMTEHMRTHTGEKPFICSVCGKRFSVRSTLTEHMRTHTGEKPFCCSVCGKYFYKNTSLTEHMRTHTGEKPFNCSVCGKGFSVKRNLTQHMRTHTGEKPFNCSVCGNSFPQFSSLCRHMRTHTGEKNI, encoded by the exons atggacgactactgctatgctaagatggtgacgtcatgtcaaagagaacaTTCCAGCAAAACACTAACGGAGATAAAGACCAACGATGAAG acgtccagcagctgatgggTAATCCAGAAGACGTTTCccctcagtcaggggggagctccactttgaagcaggagactccacaaccaccctgcattaaaaaggaagaggaggaactctgcatcactcaggagggagagtgtcttctaggacgagaggaagctgattacaccaagtttccactgagtattctctctgtgaagactgaagatgatgaagagaaaccacaaccAGACAACGTCTTGACGctactatcagatagtgaggctgaagacgaggttgaagaacctttgagcagcgatacagactgtgaaggtgatatgaggactcacactgacaacaaacactctgaatgcTCTTCAAAGAAGAGAGGTAAAACATGTTTTAGCTGCTCAGTTTGTGCTGATTTTTTTACTAAAAAGAATCATTTGAcgcaacacatgagaacacacacagtagAAACATTATTTAAGTGTTCAGTTTGTGAAAAAAGATTTTCTCAAAATAGCCGTTTGACTcgtcacatgagaacacacacaggagaaaaaccattcaATTGTTCAATTTGTAGcgaaagcttttctcaaaatagccatttgactcgacacatgagaacccacacaggtgaaaaaccatttaattgttcagtttgtggagaaaatttttctcaaaatagccatttgactcaacacatgagaacacacacaggtgaaaaaccgtTTTGTTGTTCATTTTGCGGAAAAAGCTTTTCTCAACATAGCTCTTTGacccaacacatgagaacacacacaggcgaaaatacatttaattgttcagtttgtggcaaaagctttatTATTAAGAGGTAtatgactgaacacatgagaacacacacaggtgaaaaaccattcatTTGTTCAGTTTGTGGGAAAAGATTTTCTGTGAGGAGCACTTTGaccgaacacatgagaacacacacaggtgaaaaaccattttgttgttcagtttgtggcaaataCTTTTATAAAAATACCtctttgactgaacacatgagaacacacacaggtgaaaaaccatttaattgttcagtttgtggcaaaggcttttctgttaagaggaatttgactcaacacatgagaacacacacaggtgaaaaaccatttaattgttcagtttgtggcaataGTTTTCCTCAATTCAGCTCTTTGTgtcgacacatgagaacacacactggagaaaaaaacatttag
- the LOC133556813 gene encoding zinc finger protein 577-like, whose amino-acid sequence MDDYCYAKMATSCQRESERESETSSKSPTEIKTKDEDVQQLMGNPEEVSPQSGGSSTLKQETPQPPCIKKEEEELCITQEGECLLGREEADYTKFPLTVVSVKTEDDEEKPQVDNLLAPLSDSEAEDEVEEPLSSDTDCEGDMRTHTDNKHSECSSKKRGKTCLSCSVCAKSFSVKRYLTQHIKTHTGEKPFNCSVCGKRFPQNCRLTQHMRTHTGDKPFNCSICGKNYSLKSRLTRHMRTHTGEKTCNCSVCGKIFYRNTSLTEHMRTHTGEKPYKCAVCGKSFSVKSHLTRHMSTHAGKKTFSCSVCCKRFAHNAAAVKHIRTHMENNQLAV is encoded by the exons atggacgactactgctatgctaagatggcgacgtcatgtcaaagagaaagtgaaagagaaTCAGAAACTTCCAGCAAATCACCAACGGAGATAAAGACCAAAGATGAAG acgtccagcagctgatgggtaatccagaagaagtttcccctcagtcaggggggagctccactttgaagcaggagactccacaaccaccctgcattaaaaaggaagaggaggaactctgcatcactcaggagggagagtgtcttctaggacgagaggaagctgattacaccaagtttccactgactgttgtctctgtgaagactgaagatgatgaagagaaaccacaagtagacaacctcttagctccactatcagatagtgaggctgaagacgaggttgaagaacctttgagcagcgatacagactgtgaaggtgatatgaggactcacactgacaacaaacactctgaatgcTCTTCAAAGAAGAGAGGTAAAACATGTTTGAGCTGCTCAGTTTGTGCTAAAAGCTTTTCTGTTAAGAGGTATTTGACTcaacacataaaaacacacacaggtgaaaaaccatttaattgttcagtttgtggtaaacgCTTTCCTCAAAATTGccgtttgactcaacacatgagaacacacactggtgataaACCATTTAActgttcaatttgtggtaaaaaCTATTCTTTAAAGAGCCGTTTGactcgacacatgagaacacacacaggtgaaaaaacttgtaattgttcagtttgtggcaaaatctTTTATCGAAATACCtctttgactgaacacatgagaacacacacaggtgaaaaaccatataAGTGtgcagtttgtggcaaaagcttttctgttAAGAGCCATTTGACTCGACACATGAGTACACacgctggaaaaaaaacatttagttgttcagtgtgctGTAAAAGGTTCGCACATAATGCAGCCGCAGTAAAACACATTagaacacacatggaaaataatCAATTAGCTGTTTAG